From one Eucalyptus grandis isolate ANBG69807.140 chromosome 9, ASM1654582v1, whole genome shotgun sequence genomic stretch:
- the LOC104420155 gene encoding uncharacterized protein LOC104420155: protein MDGDQNELQVLGFLGIYRETSKIILKWRKIFAQITLALILPFCVIFLADPFVSQLLSFKKEPVAFCLVQVGYFIFLFIFSLLSTAAVVYTVACFRAAKQISFKKIMSILPRVWKRLMVTFFWCFALFFVYNVVAVVLLIVWLVMVRQFSVGPALGIAVAVILLILYIVGFVYITMIWQLASVISVLEDAYGRKAMAKSKGLIKGKMGLSVWCFLGVLVCSVLVQALFEFLVVLDLVPNGIRVPIGIRIGVGLICLLLVTMLGLFDLVVQTMIYFVCKSHHHENIDGSCVSDHLEGCLGGDCPSEGQKAVQLEQLQV, encoded by the coding sequence ATGGACGGAGACCAGAACGAGCTGCAAGTCCTAGGGTTCCTCGGCATCTACAGGGAGACCTCCAAGATCATCCTCAAATGGAGGAAGATATTCGCCCAGATCACGCTCGCTCTCATCCTCCCTTTCTGCGTCATCTTCCTCGCCGACCCCTTTGTCTCGCAGCTCCTCTCCTTCAAGAAGGAGCCGGTTGCTTTCTGCCTCGTCCAGGTCGGCtacttcatcttcctcttcatcttctctctcctttcaacCGCAGCTGTTGTCTATACGGTAGCCTGCTTTCGCGCTGCCAAGCAGATTAGTTTCAAGAAGATCATGAGCATCCTGCCCAGAGTGTGGAAGAGGCTCATGGTCACTTTTTTCTGGTGCTTCGCACTCTTCTTTGTGTACAACGTTGTGGCTGTAGTGCTTCTGATCGTATGGCTTGTCATGGTGAGGCAATTTTCGGTTGGCCCTGCGCTTGGGATTGCCGTGGCGGTCATTCTCTTGATCTTGTACATCGTTGGGTTTGTTTATATCACCATGATTTGGCAATTGGCGAGCGTGATCTCGGTTCTTGAAGATGCGTATGGAAGGAAGGCGATGGCAAAGAGCAAGGGACTAATAAAGGGCAAGATGGGCCTGTCGGTTTGGTGTTTTCTTGGTGTCTTGGTGTGCTCCGTGCTGGTTCAGGCACTGTTTGAATTCCTTGTGGTCTTGGACTTGGTTCCTAATGGAATCAGGGTTCCTATTGGAATCAGGATTGGGGTTGGGCTGATCTGCTTGTTGTTGGTGACGATGCTGGGGCTGTTCGATTTGGTCGTGCAGACAATGATCTACTTCGTCTGCAAGTCCCACCACCACGAGAACATCGACGGCTCCTGCGTGTCTGATCATCTCGAGGGCTGTCTTGGAGGAGACTGTCCCTCTGAAGGCCAAAAGGCTGTCCAGCTTGAGCAACTTCAAGTCTGA